From a region of the Microcebus murinus isolate Inina chromosome 25, M.murinus_Inina_mat1.0, whole genome shotgun sequence genome:
- the DHTKD1 gene encoding 2-oxoadipate dehydrogenase complex component E1, whose translation MASAAVTAARRGLGRAPRLLLWRGYQTERGVYGYRPRKPEGREPRASPARPPVDHGLARLVTAYCEHGHKAAKINPLLAGQALLENVPEIQALVQTLQGPFSTAGLLNMGKEEASLEEVLAYLNEIYCGQISIETSQLQSQEEKDWFARRFEELKKETFTTEERKYLSKLMLESQEFDHFLATKFATVKRYGGEGAESMMGFFHELLKMSAYAGITDVVIGMPHRGRLNLLTGLLQFPPELMFRKMRGLSEFPENFSAAGDVLSHLTSSVDLDFGAHHPLHVTMLPNPSHLEAVNPVAVGKTRGRQQSRQDGDYSPDSSAQPGDKVICLQVHGDASFCGQGIVPETFTLSNLPHFRIGGSVHLIVNNQLGYTTPAERGRSSLYCSDIGKLVGCAIIHVNGDSPEEVVRAARLAFEYQRRFRKDVIVDLFCYRQWGHNELDEPFFTNPVMYKIIRARKSIPDTYAEHLTASGLMAQEEVSEIKSSYYAKLNNHLTNVTHYSPPATNLQAHWRDLVQPEARVTTWNTGVPLDLLRFIGAKSVEVPEELQVHSHLLKMYVQSRMEKMTEGTKLDWATAEALALGSLLAEGFNIRLSGQDVGRGTFSQRHAMVVCQETDDTYLPLNHMDPDQKGFLEVSNSPLSEEAVLGFEYGMSIESPKLLPIWEAQFGDFFNGAQIVFDTFISGGEAKWLLQSGIVILLPHGYDGAGPDHSSCRIERFLQMCDSREEGVDGDTVNMFVVHPTTPAQYFHLLRRQMVRNFRKPLIVASPKMLLRLPAAVSALQEMAPGTTFKPVIGDSSVDPNNVKTLVFCSGKHFYALAKQRESLGAKKGDFAIIRIEELCPFPLDSLQQEMSKYKHVKDLVWSQEEPQNMGPWSFVSPRFEKQLACKLRLVSRPPLAVPAVGIGTVHLQQHEDVLTKTFA comes from the exons TTGATCACGGCCTTGCCAGGTTGGTGACAGCGTATTGTGAGCATGGTCACAAAGCGGCCAAGATCAACCCGCTCTTGGCCGGACAAGCCCTGCTGGAGAATGTACCTGAAATCCAAGCCCTGGTGCAGACCCTGCAGGGACCCTTCAGCACCGCAG GATTATTGAACATGGGGAAGGAAGAGGCCTCGCTTGAGGAAGTATTAGCCTATCTCAACGAAATCTACTGTGGGCAGATCTCTATTGAAACCTCCCAACTTCAGAGCCAGGAGGAGAAAGATTGGTTTGCCAGGCGGTTTGAGGAactgaaaaaggagacatttacCACGGAGGAACGAAAATATCTGTCAAAGCTAATGCTAGAGTCTCAG GAGTTTGACCACTTTTTGGCCACCAAGTTTGCCACAGTGAAGCGATACGGAGGGGAAGGGGCTGAAAGCATGATGGGCTTTTTCCACGAGCTGCTGAAGATGTCGGCCTATGCTGGGATCACCGATGTCGTCATCGGGATGCCCCACAGAGGCAGGCTGAATTTGCTGACAGGCCTTCTGCAGTTCCCTCCAGAG CTGATGTTCCGCAAAATGCGAGGCTTAAGCGAATTTCCGGAGAATTTCTCAGCCGCTGGAGATGTCCTGTCTCACCTGACCTCCTCCGTGGACCTGGACTTCGGCGCGCACCATCCGCTCCACGTGACGATGCTACCCAACCCCTCACACCTGGAAGCTGTGAACCCCGTGGCCGTGGGGAAGACCCGTGGCCGGCAGCAGTCTCGACAGGACGGGGACTACTCTCCCGACAGCTCGGCGCAGCCTGGGGACAAAGTCATTTGCCTGCAG GTTCATGGAGATGCTTCTTTCTGCGGTCAAGGGATTGTTCCAGAAACATTCACGCTATCCAATCTCCCACATTTCAGAATTGGTGGGAGTGTCCATCTGATCGTCAATAACCAGCTGGGTTATACCACCCCAGCAGAAAGAGGAAGGTCTTCTTTGTACTGCAGTGATATTG GGAAGCTTGTGGGCTGTGCCATCATCCATGTCAATGGAGATAGCCCAGAGGAAGTGGTCCGTGCAGCACGACTGGCTTTCGAATACCAGCGCCGATTCCGCAAGGATGTGATTGTTGATTTGTTCTGCTACAGGCAGTGGGGCCACAATGAGCTGGATGAGCCTTTCTTCACCAACCCAGTCATGTACAAAATCATCAG AGCCCGAAAGAGCATCCCAGACACATACGCAGAACACCTTACTGCCAGTGGACTCATGGCCCAGGAGGAGGTGTCTGAAATAAAATCCTCCTACTATGCCAAGTTAAATAACCACTTAACCAACGTGACCCACTACAGCCCCCCTGCCACCAACCTGCAAGCTCACTGGAGGGACCTGGTTCAGCCGGAAGCGCGGGTCACCACCTGGAACACAGGTGTGCCCCTCGACCTGCTGCGGTTTATTGGGGCAAAGTCCGTGGAGGTGCCGGAGGAGCTTCAGGTGCACAGTCACCTCCTAAAGATGTATGTTCAG TCTAGGATGGAGAAAATGACAGAGGGGACAAAGTTGGACTGGGCCACGGCTGAAGCTCTTGCCTTGGGCTCCTTACTTGCTGAAG GTTTTAACATCCGGCTGAGTGGCCAAGACGTTGGCCGTGGAACTTTTAGTCAAAGGCATGCAATGGTGGTTTGCCAGGAGACTGATGACACCTACCTCCCTCTGAACCACATGGATCCTGATCAGAAGGGGTTTCTAGAG GTCAGCAACAGCCCCCTGTCGGAAGAGGCCGTGCTGGGATTTGAGTATGGAATGAGCATTGAAAGCCCAAAGTTGCTGCCCATCTGGGAGGCTCAGTTTGGTGATTTCTTCAATGGCGCCCAGATCGTCTTTGACACATTCATCTCTGGAG GGGAGGCCAAGTGGCTCCTACAGAGTGGCATTGTCATTCTCCTCCCACATGGCTACGATGGGGCAGGACCGGATCATTCATCTTGTCGCATAGAGCGTTTCTTGCAG ATGTGTGAcagcagagaggagggggtggACGGAGACACCGTGAACATGTTCGTGGTTCACCCCACGACCCCCGCGCAGTATTTCCACTTGCTCAGAAGACAGATGGTCCGGAACTTCAGAAAACCCCTCATTGTCGCTTCTCCGAAGATGTTACTCAGGCTCCCT GCGGCTGTGTCAGCTCTTCAGGAAATGGCACCGGGAACGACATTCAAGCCGGTCATTGGTGATTCATCTGTGGATCCAAACAA TGTTAAGACCCTCGTGTTCTGCTCCGGCAAACATTTCTACGCCCTGGCAAAGCAGAGGGAATCTCTGGGGGCCAAGAAGGGCGACTTTGCCATCATCCGAATAGAGGAACTCTGCCCTTTCCCGCTGGATTCTTTGCAGCAAGAGATGAGCAAGTACAAACACGTTAAAG ATCTTGTCTGGAGTCAGGAGGAACCTCAGAACATGGGTCCATGGTCTTTTGTTTCTCCAAGGTTTGAAAAGCAACTGGCCTGCAAG CTCCGCCTCGTGAGCCGTCCCCCTTTGGCCGTACCCGCAGTGGGAATTGGCACAGTTCACCTGCAGCAGCATGAAGATGTCCTCACCAAGACCTTCGCCTGA